Proteins encoded by one window of Channa argus isolate prfri chromosome 13, Channa argus male v1.0, whole genome shotgun sequence:
- the csrnp2 gene encoding cysteine/serine-rich nuclear protein 2 isoform X1, producing the protein MEAGSSLSLKRRYEEVDNSSPFSTPKDSDDDISSSDSADSCDSLNPPSSTAFTRKEPQKTDIKKATSILRQHKASPGGKRVRFDVVTVYYFPRRQGFTSVPSQGGSSLGMARHHSSIRHYTLGEFAREQETSHRHTLRQHLRQEKLNARKMKLTRNGTVECTQADLLTLEDVSDEDLDVDGVEVDDCFFLQPLPTKRRRALLRASGIARIDAREKTELRAIRLSREECGCDCRLYCDPRHCGCSQAGIKCQVDRMSFPCGCSRDGCGNVAGRIEFNPLRVRTHYLHTIMKLDLEKRKMLIQGTGDQHAESDPVPSPSSTCPTSPDLSSITGLDSELEESEVQTVVEVQDLLAEQEVLERENETAVLHLQSAEEQERREREEAEGDTVQQELGSGGLPEQPLCLLPAALEGELPEQAEVPGVEQVLLQGPFPTGATVLCITDNQEESPSDLLKDSTSLLYYQLSPIESGTFETLARAEEAEHEERLAREQDAEGGECVERKQEGGKESEDDKITCRPSLGNSVPSLSSAAGESSSGHQQSLAEEHRQGESHVEKEVAPLLPEV; encoded by the exons ATGGAGGCAGGTTCGTCTCTCAGCCTCAAAAGAAGATATGAAGAGGTGGACAACAGCTCTCCATTCTCTACACCTAAAGACTCTGACGATGACATCTCCAGCAGTGACAGCGCCGACAGCTGTGACAGCCTCAATCCCCCTTCCAGCACAGCATTTACCCGTAAGGAACCACAGAAGACAGACATTAAAAAAG CCACATCCATCCTCAGACAGCACAAGGCCTCACCGGGGGGGAAACGCGTGCGTTTTGATGTGGTGACCGTGTATTACTTCCCCCGGAGGCAGGGCTTCACCAGCGTGCCCAGCCAAGGGGGCAGCTCCCTGGGCATGGCCCGTCACCACTCCTCCATCAGACACTACACGCTGGGCGAGTTTGCACGCGAACAGGAAACCAGCCACCGCCACACTTTACGCCAGCACCTGCGCCAAGAGAAGCTGAACGCCCGCAAGATGAAG CTGACGAGGAACGGCACAGTGGAGTGCACTCAGGCCGACCTGCTGACTCTGGAGGACGTATCTGATGAGGACCTCGATGTGGACGGGGTGGAGGTGGACGACTGTTTCTTCCTTCAGCCGCTGCCCACAAAGCGCCGTCGAGCCCTCCTCCGAGCCTCTGGCATCGCCCGCATCGACGCTCGTGAGAAAACTGAGCTGCGCGCCATCCGCCTTTCGCGGGAAGAATGTGGCTGCGACTGTCGCTTGTACTGCGACCCCCGCCACTGTGGCTGCAGCCAGGCTGGCATTAAGTGCCAG GTTGATCGAATGTCTTTCCCATGTGGCTGCTCCAGAGACGGCTGCGGCAACGTAGCGGGCCGAATCGAGTTCAACCCTCTACGTGTGAGGACTCACTACCTGCACACCATCATGAAGCTCGACCTGGAAAAGAGGAAGATGCTGATTCAAGGGACTGGAGACCAGCATGCTGAATCTGACCCAGTTCCCTCCCCCTCATCCACTTGCCCCACTTCCCCGGACCTGTCCTCCATCACCGGCCTTGACTCTGAGCTGGAAGAGAGCGAGGTGCAGACAGTGGTGGAGGTTCAGGATCTCCTGGCTGAGCAGGAGGTGCTGGAGAGGGAGaacgagacagctgtgttgcaCCTGCAGAGTGCAGAGGagcaggagaggagggagagggaggaggctGAAGGGGATACAGTACAGCAGGAGCTGGGCTCCGGAGGTCTGCCAGAGCAGCCTCTCTGCCTCCTGCCCGCCGCTTTGGAAGGTGAGCTGCCTGAGCAGGCTGAGGTGCCAGGTGTGGAGCAGGTCCTCCTACAGGGGCCCTTCCCCACTGGGGCCACAGTGTTGTGCATCACCGATAACCAGGAGGAGAGCCCCTCTGATCTCCTCAAAGACTCCACTTCTCTGCTCTACTATCAGCTCAGTCCCATAGAGTCTGGAACCTTTGAGACCCTAGCCAGAGCAGAGGAGGCGGAACACGAGGAGCGCTTGGCGAGAGAACAAGACGCAGAGGGAGGTGAGTGTGTGGAGAGGAAACAAGAAGGAGGAAAGGAGTCTGAGGATGACAAGATTACCTGCAGGCCGAGTTTGGGCAACTCTGTGCCCAGTCTGAGCTCAGCAGCAGGGGAGAGCTCCTCTGGTCATCAGCAGAGCCTCGCTGAAGAGCATCGCCAGGGGGAGTCACATGTTGAGAAAGAAGTGGCTCCACTGCTTCCTGAAGTTTAG
- the csrnp2 gene encoding cysteine/serine-rich nuclear protein 2 isoform X2, which yields MEAGSSLSLKRRYEEVDNSSPFSTPKDSDDDISSSDSADSCDSLNPPSSTAFTPTSILRQHKASPGGKRVRFDVVTVYYFPRRQGFTSVPSQGGSSLGMARHHSSIRHYTLGEFAREQETSHRHTLRQHLRQEKLNARKMKLTRNGTVECTQADLLTLEDVSDEDLDVDGVEVDDCFFLQPLPTKRRRALLRASGIARIDAREKTELRAIRLSREECGCDCRLYCDPRHCGCSQAGIKCQVDRMSFPCGCSRDGCGNVAGRIEFNPLRVRTHYLHTIMKLDLEKRKMLIQGTGDQHAESDPVPSPSSTCPTSPDLSSITGLDSELEESEVQTVVEVQDLLAEQEVLERENETAVLHLQSAEEQERREREEAEGDTVQQELGSGGLPEQPLCLLPAALEGELPEQAEVPGVEQVLLQGPFPTGATVLCITDNQEESPSDLLKDSTSLLYYQLSPIESGTFETLARAEEAEHEERLAREQDAEGGECVERKQEGGKESEDDKITCRPSLGNSVPSLSSAAGESSSGHQQSLAEEHRQGESHVEKEVAPLLPEV from the exons ATGGAGGCAGGTTCGTCTCTCAGCCTCAAAAGAAGATATGAAGAGGTGGACAACAGCTCTCCATTCTCTACACCTAAAGACTCTGACGATGACATCTCCAGCAGTGACAGCGCCGACAGCTGTGACAGCCTCAATCCCCCTTCCAGCACAGCATTTACCC CCACATCCATCCTCAGACAGCACAAGGCCTCACCGGGGGGGAAACGCGTGCGTTTTGATGTGGTGACCGTGTATTACTTCCCCCGGAGGCAGGGCTTCACCAGCGTGCCCAGCCAAGGGGGCAGCTCCCTGGGCATGGCCCGTCACCACTCCTCCATCAGACACTACACGCTGGGCGAGTTTGCACGCGAACAGGAAACCAGCCACCGCCACACTTTACGCCAGCACCTGCGCCAAGAGAAGCTGAACGCCCGCAAGATGAAG CTGACGAGGAACGGCACAGTGGAGTGCACTCAGGCCGACCTGCTGACTCTGGAGGACGTATCTGATGAGGACCTCGATGTGGACGGGGTGGAGGTGGACGACTGTTTCTTCCTTCAGCCGCTGCCCACAAAGCGCCGTCGAGCCCTCCTCCGAGCCTCTGGCATCGCCCGCATCGACGCTCGTGAGAAAACTGAGCTGCGCGCCATCCGCCTTTCGCGGGAAGAATGTGGCTGCGACTGTCGCTTGTACTGCGACCCCCGCCACTGTGGCTGCAGCCAGGCTGGCATTAAGTGCCAG GTTGATCGAATGTCTTTCCCATGTGGCTGCTCCAGAGACGGCTGCGGCAACGTAGCGGGCCGAATCGAGTTCAACCCTCTACGTGTGAGGACTCACTACCTGCACACCATCATGAAGCTCGACCTGGAAAAGAGGAAGATGCTGATTCAAGGGACTGGAGACCAGCATGCTGAATCTGACCCAGTTCCCTCCCCCTCATCCACTTGCCCCACTTCCCCGGACCTGTCCTCCATCACCGGCCTTGACTCTGAGCTGGAAGAGAGCGAGGTGCAGACAGTGGTGGAGGTTCAGGATCTCCTGGCTGAGCAGGAGGTGCTGGAGAGGGAGaacgagacagctgtgttgcaCCTGCAGAGTGCAGAGGagcaggagaggagggagagggaggaggctGAAGGGGATACAGTACAGCAGGAGCTGGGCTCCGGAGGTCTGCCAGAGCAGCCTCTCTGCCTCCTGCCCGCCGCTTTGGAAGGTGAGCTGCCTGAGCAGGCTGAGGTGCCAGGTGTGGAGCAGGTCCTCCTACAGGGGCCCTTCCCCACTGGGGCCACAGTGTTGTGCATCACCGATAACCAGGAGGAGAGCCCCTCTGATCTCCTCAAAGACTCCACTTCTCTGCTCTACTATCAGCTCAGTCCCATAGAGTCTGGAACCTTTGAGACCCTAGCCAGAGCAGAGGAGGCGGAACACGAGGAGCGCTTGGCGAGAGAACAAGACGCAGAGGGAGGTGAGTGTGTGGAGAGGAAACAAGAAGGAGGAAAGGAGTCTGAGGATGACAAGATTACCTGCAGGCCGAGTTTGGGCAACTCTGTGCCCAGTCTGAGCTCAGCAGCAGGGGAGAGCTCCTCTGGTCATCAGCAGAGCCTCGCTGAAGAGCATCGCCAGGGGGAGTCACATGTTGAGAAAGAAGTGGCTCCACTGCTTCCTGAAGTTTAG